One Halomonas sp. M4R1S46 genomic window carries:
- a CDS encoding ABC transporter ATP-binding protein: MLDIRQVHKAYATPQGPLRVLAGVDLALAAGESLALMGESGSGKSTLLHLAAGLDLPDRGEVRLDGRAISSLAEPHRARLRRERLGLVFQQYHLVPSLNVLDNLRLQARLAGRESPDWTARLVARLGLAGRERHYPEQLSGGQQQRLAIGRALAPRPALLLADEPTGNLDETTAGEVLALLLELVREAGSALLMVTHSPRVAAPLNRRLRLSHGRLGEAPP, translated from the coding sequence ATGCTCGACATCCGCCAGGTGCACAAGGCCTACGCCACGCCCCAGGGCCCGCTGCGGGTGCTGGCGGGCGTCGACCTGGCCCTGGCAGCGGGCGAGAGCCTGGCACTGATGGGCGAGTCGGGCAGCGGCAAGTCGACCCTGCTGCACCTGGCCGCGGGCCTCGACCTGCCCGATCGCGGCGAGGTGCGCCTCGACGGCCGGGCGATCTCGTCGCTGGCCGAGCCGCATCGGGCGCGGCTGCGCCGGGAGCGCCTGGGCCTGGTGTTCCAGCAGTATCATCTGGTGCCGAGCCTGAACGTGCTCGACAACCTGCGCCTCCAGGCGCGCCTGGCCGGCCGGGAGTCGCCCGACTGGACCGCGCGGCTGGTCGCGCGGCTGGGCCTCGCCGGCCGCGAGCGCCACTATCCCGAACAGCTCTCCGGCGGCCAGCAGCAGCGCCTGGCCATCGGCCGCGCCCTGGCGCCGCGCCCCGCCCTGCTGCTCGCCGACGAGCCCACCGGCAACCTGGACGAGACCACCGCCGGCGAGGTGCTGGCGCTGCTACTGGAACTGGTGCGCGAGGCCGGCAGCGCCCTGCTGATGGTGACCCACAGCCCCCGGGTCGCCGCCCCCCTGAATCGCCGCCTGCGGCTCTCCCACGGTCGCCTCGGGGAAGCGCCGCCATGA